Proteins from one Drosophila gunungcola strain Sukarami chromosome 3R, Dgunungcola_SK_2, whole genome shotgun sequence genomic window:
- the LOC128264440 gene encoding NPC intracellular cholesterol transporter 2 isoform X2, giving the protein MRGAFMDYYLKLLFVICAVHQITGGVIKSTTDAAYKKYLSLRSLPFEDCGSLYQVSYLDIESCTKLPCSMARNAIVKVTVRFDDNGNGVSFLKHEVQWVFNYIKSRAAITPDPCDGYHGCIESASNGKAYWANVFVNETLPVMKGSMLWESKDANDQNLICFQVPVVITV; this is encoded by the exons ATGCGCGGCGCCTTCATGGATTACTACCTAAAATTACTCTTCGTCATTTGCGCTGTGCACCAAATAACTGGCGGAGTGATCAAATCCACCACAGATGCggcttacaaaaaatatttgtccCTAAGATCGTTGCCCTTCGAAGACTGCG GTTCCTTGTACCAGGTCAGCTACCTGGACATCGAGAGCTGTACGAAACTGCCTTGCTCCATGGCCCGAAACGCTATCGTTAAGGTTACCGTTCGTTTCGATGATAATG GCAACGGCGTATCCTTTTTAAAGCACGAAGTCCAATGGGTGTTCAACTACATTAAGTCCCGGGCGGCCATTACTCCTGATCCTTGCGACGGATATCATGGTTGTATAGAGAGTGCGAGTAATGGAAAAGCTTACTGGGCCAACGTCTTTGTTAATGAAACTCTTCCGGTG ATGAAAGGGAGCATGCTGTGGGAATCCAAGGATGCAAACGATCAGAACCTAATCTGTTTTCAGGTTCCCGTTGTAATCACAGTGTAA
- the LOC128252200 gene encoding glutamyl-tRNA(Gln) amidotransferase subunit B, mitochondrial codes for MHYSIIRRLATQPKLANVPKRKWKSVVGLEVHAQIASASKLFSGSGSSFGAPLNSSVAFFDASIPGTLPVLNRKCVESGIKTSLALGCRVNEVSMFDRKHYFYADLPNGYQITQQRAALANDGKMTFPVITPGKKVYYKTAKLLQLQLEQDSGKSLHDDYLKRSLVDLNRAGLPLMELVFAPDLETGEEAASLVKELMLILRRLQTCSCKMEEGALRVDANISIHLEGDPLGVRTEVKNIGSVRSISQAITYEINRQLETVANGGVITNETRNWDAENRRTVAMRDKEVLQDYRFMPEPNLPPLHVNLKPGSKSTEDLLSVAALSLEIPELPEDTRQRLLEQYNLNAETAIILVNEPILLDNFLSISRSLSDMPNKVIYNFLINDLLTYCNKLNLDVEKCSISADGLKDILKCLHSEQINLQAARQLIELLHNNPKVKVNELIELHNLQQICSPEEIEELCQQAIANQAKAVQQYQKGKAKALFAIVGEVAKLSAQKANMKLVVQCLEKLLKPSKK; via the exons ATGCATTATTCAATAATTCGGCGTCTTGCCACGCAGCCCAAGTTGGCAAACGTTCCAAAAAG GAAATGGAAAAGCGTTGTGGGCTTGGAGGTGCATGCACAGATTGCCAGTGCATCGAAGCTTTTCTCCGGCAGTGGTTCGTCCTTTGGAGCACCCCTTAACTCGTCGGTGGCTTTTTTCGATGCCTCCATACCGGGCACTTTGCCG GTGCTCAACAGAAAGTGTGTGGAATCCGGCATCAAGACATCACTGGCCCTTGGCTGTCGTGTGAATGAGGTGTCCATGTTTGATCGCAAACACTACTTCTATGCGGATTTGCCG AATGGATACCAAATAACGCAGCAGCGGGCTGCCTTGGCCAATGATGGAAAAATGACTTTCCCAGTGATAACGCCAGGCAAGAAAGTTTACTACAAGACGGCCAAACTACTGCAGCTACAATTGGAGCAGGACAGTGGGAAATCTTTGCACGATGATTATCTCAAAAGAAGCCTAGTTGATCTCAATCGTGCCGGGCTGCCCCTCATGGAGCTGGTATTTGCCCCGGATTTGGAGACTGGTGAGGAGGCAGCCTCGCTGGTCAAGGAACTGATGCTGATACTGAGGCGTCTGCAGACCTGCAGCTGCAAAATGGAGG AGGGTGCCCTGCGTGTCGATGCAAACATATCCATTCACCTGGAAGGCGATCCCTTGGGCGTACGCACAGAAGTCAAAAATATTGGCTCGGTTCGCAGCATTTCCCAGGCCATCACTTATGAAATAAATCGACAGCTCGAAACTGTAGCCAATGGCGGTGTGATCACAAATGAGACTAGAAACTGGGATGCGGAAAATAGGCGCACAGTGGCCATGCGTGACAAGGAGGTCCTGCAGGATTACAGATTCATGCCGGAGCCAAATCTGCCACCTCTTCATGTAAATCTGAAGCCGGGCTCAAAGTCAACTGAGGATTTGCTTTCTGTGGCAGCTCTTAGCTTGGAAATTCCAGAATTACCAGAGGACACACGGCAGCGTCTGCTGGAGCAGTACAACCTGAATGCGGAAACTGCCATCATTTTAGTG AACGAGCCCATTCTATTGGATAATTTCTTAAGCATCAGTCGAAGTTTAAGTGATATGCCCAACAAagtaatttacaattttcttatCAACGACTTGCTGACCTACTGCAATAAGTTAAACTTGGATGTGGAAAAATG CTCCATCAGTGCTGATGGTTTGAAAGATATATTGAAATGCCTACACTCCGAGCAGATTAATCTACAGGCTGCTCGACAGCTTATTGAACTGCTGCACAATAACCCCAAAGTCAAAGTCAACGAG CTTATTGAGCTGCACAACCTGCAGCAAATCTGCAGTCCAGAGGAGATCGAGGAGCTCTGCCAGCAGGCCATTGCCAACCAGGCCAAGGCAGTGCAGCAGTACCAAAAGGGCAAGGCCAAGGCTTTGTTCGCCATAGTGGGCGAAGTGGCCAAGCTGTCGGCCCAAAAGGCCAACATGAAGTTGGTGGTACAATGCCTTGAAAAGCTGTTAAAACCCTCCAAAAAATAA
- the LOC128252198 gene encoding hamartin — MEIEKIIGDLESNMTLENEEAKRKLVELLTQNKEQWVVPFMLDYFFKTGSQRILEVLVKAQAPHDGYIFDRLDDCLKQAQHRVQSLQVFCFIVRHHPTWLYKIEKHRLIKSVFKLLTHEKEIVPLMSALLCIITLLPIIPNSVPNFLNDLFEVFGHLASWKLQNSNKVPDEKLVHLQFGMQNSNKLPDEKLVHLQLGLQMLFHRLYGMYPCSFMAYLVEFIKRGNGGGIFQHTIKPLLDTVRVHPMLLTATPETEVNNTRWKEMEPHDVVMECANLSLPVFLPEASNEDGSYAYPMTPGYSRMTSNTSNTDYSYQLRECQHSRNVYARFDSSASGGDLGPIWSPHNEIATTSSAIPLTPTTSFILPLQPAMNSQLMVGMTGSSPPEAAVEATPETTPLKDVREIKQPGRAVNSHAVRAIFATSQPSSPMRKDQQSQFSFPDVSREAEEGSATFLEVTRVTTFERRLQQVIQDRHNVERSVNAPFPSSLPEINSELSLAGGSAHPATTQEVAAVCGECNETDRSRCSVGGLHMPTSRSMHQLAKKRRNRMASYSGNTCADSRSSAAKKASWSVEAENPMRRTKSCSALAGLQQQHLEENDDEADCPGQRQRTENGNTQKTGSRLQRSGRILAISVPKEPARSCAHASTQTVDGVDSATAQYENWLVELLLECKEQRNNYERSLLYPQDILDEYIKHAIKANETFDAEQGQLMCLQLEYESYRRSIHAERNRRLMGRSRDKRSLEMERDRLREQLKNFDAKNKDLASKMDQAMRIANERQNKHQDELGEMRAKYQHELEEKKCLRQANDDLQTRLTSEVARHKEMNYELESLRGQVFSLGTELQHTQQQADMGLQCKQELARLEAEFIIMGEVQVRCRDRLAEIDNFRARDEELQMLQESSHLELKELRHSLDEKTSQLESMKHKISDLQAQLSNSEKAMTEQKRLLSTVKDEYEEKFKSVNKKYEVQKKIIMQMEEKLMMMMQQPQGIAGHNTCSPDTDRTDIASSIERNSPLSTSLASSESLSASLRSTELKNLQQLVDTPSIPDVLSSMAAGVQFEDGVRLPAVDLASSASTASAINIVPHALDLPSTSGGMGHTLTHPHPHPHPHLHLQQQQLDQLQQEQQTQFVKKN, encoded by the exons ATGGAGATAGAGAAGATCATCGGCGACCTGGAGTCGAACATGACGCTGGAGAACGAGGAGGCCAAGCGGAAACTGGTGGAGCTGCTGACCCAGA ACAAGGAGCAGTGGGTGGTGCCGTTCATGCTGGACTACTTCTTCAAAACCGGATCTCAGCGCATTCTGGAGGTTTTGGTCAAGGCCCAGGCGCCGCACGATGGCTACATCTTCGACCGGCTGGACGACTGCCTGAAGCAGGCCCAGCACCGGGTGCAGAGCCTCCAGGTGTTCTGTTTTATAGTGCGCCACCATCCCACCTGGCTGTACAAGATCGAGAAGCACCGACTGATCAAGAGCGTGTTTAAGCTGTTAACG CACGAGAAGGAGATAGTGCCGCTGATGAGCGCCCTGTTGTGCATCATCACCCTGCTGCCGATCATCCCGAACTCCGTGCCCAACTTCTTGAACGACCTGTTCGAGGTATTCGGGCATTTGGCCTCGTGGAAGCTGCAGAATAGCAACAAAGTGCCGGACGAGAAGCTCGTCCACCTGCAGTTTGGCATGCAGAACAGCAACAAATTGCCGGACGAGAAGCTCGTACATCTGCAGCTGGGGCTGCAGATGCTGTTCCACCGCCTGTACGGCATGTACCCATGCAGCTTCATGGCCTATTTGGTGGAGTTCATTAAGCGGGGCAACGGCGGCGGCATCTTTCAGCACACGATCAAGCCGCTGTTGGACACGGTGCGAGTGCATCCCATGCTGCTGACGGCCACGCCAGAGACGGAGGTGAACAACACACGCTGGAAGGAGATGGAGCCGCACGACGTGGTCATGGAGTGCGCCAACCTGTCGCTGCCCGTCTTTTTACCCGAGGCGAGCAACGAAGACGGCAGCTATGCGTATCCCATGACCCCGGGCTACAGCCGCATGACCTCGAACACCTCGAACACGGACTACAGCTACCAGCTGAGGGAGTGCCAGCATTCGAGGAACGTGTACGCTCGCTTTGACTCATCTGCCTCGGGCGGGGATCTGGGTCCGATCTGGAGTCCGCACAACGAGATTGCCACGACCAGCAGCGCTATTCCTCTGACGCCCACCACGTCGTTTATATTGCCACTCCAGCCGGCGATGAATTCGCAGCTAATGGTAGGCATGACGGGATCCTCGCCGCCCGAAGCTGCTGTGGAGGCCACCCCGGAAACGACGCCCCTCAAGGATGTGCGGGAGATCAAGCAGCCAGGTCGAGCTGTCAACTCTCATGCGGTGAGAGCCATCTTCGCCACGAGCCAGCCCTCTTCGCCCATGCGCAAGGACCAGCAGAGTCAGTTCAGCTTTCCGGATGTGAGTCGAGAGGCCGAGGAGGGCAGTGCCACGTTTCTGGAAGTCACCAGGGTGACCACTTTCGAGCGACGCCTGCAGCAGGTCATCCAGGACAGGCACAACGTGGAGAGGTCTGTAAACGCACCGTTTCCCAGCAGCCTGCCTGAAATAAACTCGGAGTTATCCCTCGCTGGTGGTTCTGCCCATCCAGCTACCACTCAGGAGGTCGCTGCCGTCTGCGGCGAGTGCAACGAGACGGACCGCAGTCGGTGCAGCGTGGGAGGACTCCATATGCCCACCAGCCGATCCATGCACCAGCTGGCGAAGAAGCGCCGCAACCGCATGGCCAGCTACAGTGGCAACACTTGTGCGGACAGCAGGAGTTCAGCGGCCAAGAAGGCCAGTTGGAGTGTTGAGGCAGAGAACCCAATGCGACGGACCAAATCCTGCTCAGCCCTGGCCggactgcagcagcagcatctgGAGGAGAACGACGACGAGGCCGACTGTCCTGGCCAGCGGCAGAGGACGGAGAATGGAAATACGCAAAAGACTGGCAGCCGCCTGCAGAGGAGCGGCCGGATCCTGGCCATTTCGGTGCCCAAGGAGCCGGCCAGAAGCTGCGCCCACGCCTCCACCCAGACGGTGGATGGCGTGGATAGTGCAACGGCGCAGTACGAGAACTGGCTGGTTGAACTTCTGCTGGAGTGCAAGGAGCAGCGGAACAACTACGAGCGGAGCCTTCTCTACCCGCAGGACATCCTGGACGAGTACATCAAGCATGCTATCAAGGCCAATGAGACCTTCGACGCCGAGCAGGGTCAGTTGATGTGCCTGCAGCTGGAGTACGAGAGCTACCGGCGCTCCATTCACGCCGAGCGCAATCGTCGGCTCATGGGCCGGAGCAGGGACAAGCGCAGCCTGGAAATGGAGCGGGATCGACTGAGGGAGCAGCTCAAGAACTTCGATGCGAAGAACAAGGATCTGGCCAGCAAGATGGACCAGGCCATGCGGATAGCCAACGAGCGGCAGAACAAGCATCAGGATGAGCTGGGCGAGATGAGGGCGAAGTATCAGCACGAGCTGGAGGAGAAGAAGTGCCTGCGGCAGGCCAACGATGACCTGCAGACGCGCCTCACCAGCGAGGTGGCGCGCCACAAGGAGATGAACTACGAGCTGGAGTCGCTGCGAGGCCAGGTCTTCAGTCTGGGCACCGAGCTGCAGCACACCCAGCAACAGGCGGATATGGGGCTGCAGTGCAAACAGGAGCTGGCGCGCCTGGAGGCCGAGTTCATCATTATGGGCGAGGTGCAAGTGCGTTGTCGCGACCGTCTGGCCGAGATCGATAATTTCAGGGCACGCGACGAGGAACTGCAGATGCTGCAAGAAAGCAGCCACCTGGAACTGAAGG agCTGAGGCACAGTCTGGACGAGAAGACATCACAGCTAGAGAGCATGAAGCACAAGATCAGCGACCTCCAGGCCCAGCTGTCCAACAGCGAGAAGGCCATGACGGAGCAAAAGCGACTCCTAAGCACGGTCAAAGATGAGTACGAGGAAAAGTTCAAG TCCGTGAACAAGAAGTACGAAGTGCAGAAGAAGATTATAATGCAGATGGAGGAGaagctgatgatgatgatgcagCAACCGCAAGGAATAGCAGGTCACAACACCTGCTCGCCGGACACGGACAGAACTG ACATTGCCTCATCCATTGAGCGCAACTCCCCGCTGTCCACCTCACTGGCCTCCAGCGAGAGCCTCTCGGCCAGCCTGCGCTCCACGGAGCTGAAGAACCTGCAACAGCTGGTGGATACACCCTCGATACCGGACGTGCTGAGCAGCATGGCCGCCGGCGTCCAGTTCGAGGACGGAGTGCGTCTGCCGGCCGTGGATCTAGCCTCCTCGGCCAGCACCGCCAGTGCGATCAACATCGTGCCGCACGCCTTGGACCTGCCGTCGACCTCCGGCGGCATGGGTCACACGCTcacccacccacacccacatccgcatccgcatctccacctgcagcagcagcaactggatcagctgcagcaggagcagcagacGCAGTTTGTAAAAAAGAACTAG
- the LOC128264430 gene encoding exocyst complex component 5 yields the protein MLSQYMEEFEQEPFEVGEFIERLTWRTNNELQNSEDFHPVALHDTFIQTIKDLKILQEKQQSKCERLEESLRQEKESHAKKIAKLQERHQTAIDVFGQLDEKINSVAGKIMHLGEQLENVNTPRSRSVEAQKLLNFMAEFLAAGPVIVNDIFADAARLSEAADVIQKLYAISQDLPPGNFAESKRKIEKKYDEVERRLIEEFATAQKSEDIERMKTLAQILSQFKGYTQCVDAYIEQSQMQPYSGKDIFIGIVPLCKHHYEIIQKVFANPQQVMSKFILNIYQLKLHQYAMTKLEDKKDEEKYLRTLYELYSRTLKLSTDLQVYMSTIDDDLLHKLTQQIFMKHLAGYAEMETKCLTAKCSTELEKFYASKKHQKTATTKGFRRNMEVLIATRANINIAAIEDYGGETFLSEELAINMLQEAKASLKRCRLLSNETELPGNAIKLNDILLRFLMHEHVDYALELGLQAVPLAEGRVFPQLYFFDVVQKTNIIVHLLDKLCHTSVIPCVSNTPKYSDYVFKKRILMEQIETKLDQGLDRSISAVIGWVKVYLQYEQKKTDYKPETDVDTISSAACLQVVQNLQPVIVQIKKCVDGENLQNVLTEFGTRLHRVIYDHLQTMQFNTAGAMCAICDVNEYRKCIRELDSPLVTQLFDILHALCNLLLVKPQNLQEVCTGDTLNYLDKSVVRQFIQLRTDFRIIKNTNYLKGIIE from the exons ATGCTGTCCCAATACATGGAGGAGTTTGAACAG GAGCCCTTTGAAGTGGGCGAGTTCATAGAACGCCTCACCTGGCGCAccaataatgagctgcaaaacAGCGAGGACTTTCATCCTGTGGCCCTGCACGACACCTTTATCCAGACCATTAAGGACCTAAAGATCCTGCAGGAGAAGCAGCAGAGCAAGTGCGAACGGCTCGAGGAGTCGCTGCGCCAGGAGAAGGAGTCACACGCCAAGAAGATCGCCAAACTACAGGAACGCCACCAGACGGCCATCGATGTGTTCGGCCAGCTGGACGAGAAGATAAACTCGGTGGCCGGCAAGATCATGCACCTGGGCGAGCAGCTGGAGAATGTGAACACGCCGCGCAGTCGCTCCGTGGAGGCCCAAAAGCTGCTCAACTTTATGGCCGAGTTTTTGGCCGCCGGACCCGTGATTGTCAATGATATTTTCGCTGACGCCGCTCGATTGAGCGAGGCCGCCGATGTGATCCAGAAACTATATGCCATCTCGCAAGATCTGCCGCCCGGGAACTTTGCCGAGTCAAAGCGGAAAATCGAAAAGAAATACGACGAAGTCGAACGGCGGCTAATCGAAGAGTTTGCCACTGCCCAGAAAAGTGAGGACATCGAACGCATGAAGACCCTGGCCCAAATCCTGTCCCAGTTCAAGGGCTACACTCAGTGTGTGGACGCGTACATCGAGCAGAGCCAGATGCAGCCGTACAGCGGCAAGGACATCTTCATAGGTATTGTGCCGCTGTGCAAGCACCACTACGAGATCATCCAGAAGGTGTTTGCCAATCCGCAGCAGGTCATGTCCAAGTTCATATTGAACATCTACCAGCTGAAGCTGCACCAGTACGCGATGACCAAACTGGAGGACAAAAAGGACGAAGAGAAATACCTGCGGACCTTGTACGAACTATACTCACG CACTCTTAAATTGTCAACGGATCTTCAAGTCTACATGTCCACTATCGACGACGACTTGCTGCATAAACTGACACAGCAGATCTTCATGAAACATCTAGCTGGATATGCTGAAATGGAGACCAAATGCCTAACAGCGAAATGTTCTACGGAACTGGAAAAGTTCTATGCCAGCAAGAAGCACCAAAAGACGGCGACCACCAAGGGCTTTCGACGCAACATGGAAGTGCTGATAGCCACGCGGGCCAATATTAACATTGCCGCCATCGAGGACTACGGCGGAGAGACGTTTCTGTCCGAGGAACTAGCTATCAACATGCTGCAGGAGGCAAAGGCCTCGCTCAAGCGCTGTCGTCTTTTGTCCAACGAGACTGAGCTACCAGGCAATGCTATAAAGCTGAACGATATTCTGCTGCGTTTCCTCATGCACGAGCACGTGGACTATGCATTGGAGTTGGGTCTGCAAGCGGTGCCGCTGGCCGAGGGCAGAGTCTTTCCCCAGCTGTATTTCTTCGATGTGGTGCAAAAGACTAACATCATCGTCCATCTGCTGGACAAGCTGTGCCACACATCGGTCATACCCTGTGTGAG TAATACTCCCAAGTACTCGGACTACGTTTTCAAAAAGCGTATTCTGATGGAACAGATCGAGACGAAGCTAGATCAAGGTTTGGACCGCTCCATCAGCGCTGTCATTGGCTGGGTTAAGGTCTATTTGCAGTATGAACAAAAGAAAACCGACTATAAGCCGGAGACTGATGTGGATACCATTTCCTCGGCG GCCTGCCTGCAAGTTGTGCAGAACCTACAACCTGTGATcgtccaaataaaaaaatgcgTTGATGGCGAGAATCTGCAGAATGTTCTTACGGAATTCGGAACTCGCCTTCACCGGGTCATCTATGATCATTTGCAGACTATGCAATTCAACACGGCTGGAGCCATGTGCGCCATCTGCGACGTAAACGAGTATCGCAAGTGCATTCGCGAGCTGGATAGTCCTCTAGTGACGCAGCTCTTTGACATTCTCCATGCATTGTGCAATCTATTACTTGTTAAGCCGCAAAACCTCCAAGAGGTTTGCACTGGCGACACTCTG AACTATCTGGACAAGTCTGTGGTGCGACAATTCATTCAGCTGCGCACTGATTTCCGAATCATCAAGAACACTAATTACCTGAAGGGTATTATTGAGTAA
- the LOC128264440 gene encoding NPC intracellular cholesterol transporter 2 isoform X1, whose product MRGAFMDYYLKLLFVICAVHQITGGVIKSTTDAAYKKYLSLRSLPFEDCASSSSSLYQVSYLDIESCTKLPCSMARNAIVKVTVRFDDNGNGVSFLKHEVQWVFNYIKSRAAITPDPCDGYHGCIESASNGKAYWANVFVNETLPVMKGSMLWESKDANDQNLICFQVPVVITV is encoded by the exons ATGCGCGGCGCCTTCATGGATTACTACCTAAAATTACTCTTCGTCATTTGCGCTGTGCACCAAATAACTGGCGGAGTGATCAAATCCACCACAGATGCggcttacaaaaaatatttgtccCTAAGATCGTTGCCCTTCGAAGACTGCG cGTCATCGAGTA GTTCCTTGTACCAGGTCAGCTACCTGGACATCGAGAGCTGTACGAAACTGCCTTGCTCCATGGCCCGAAACGCTATCGTTAAGGTTACCGTTCGTTTCGATGATAATG GCAACGGCGTATCCTTTTTAAAGCACGAAGTCCAATGGGTGTTCAACTACATTAAGTCCCGGGCGGCCATTACTCCTGATCCTTGCGACGGATATCATGGTTGTATAGAGAGTGCGAGTAATGGAAAAGCTTACTGGGCCAACGTCTTTGTTAATGAAACTCTTCCGGTG ATGAAAGGGAGCATGCTGTGGGAATCCAAGGATGCAAACGATCAGAACCTAATCTGTTTTCAGGTTCCCGTTGTAATCACAGTGTAA